A stretch of Aureispira sp. CCB-E DNA encodes these proteins:
- a CDS encoding T9SS type A sorting domain-containing protein: MRYIFILFGSIVYFNSFAQQHDNNWLVGAGQYTTKSTQITFNNNLVVDSIFRSMEIDRAAISVSDSLGNLIFYSNGIKIHNAQYQLMQNGDSLNPGQIADNFRQSGYPINEGMIAIPHPVQTNKYYAFHQASTNASALAGFADKLYYTLVDMNANGGLGRVETKNQVLLENDSICPGQLEVVKHGNGRDWWLIQPMGFSNGYHVFLIAGNTISYHHKQYLGNVKLWGNEMAGQATFNHQGNQYFRYDHRSDLDIYDFDRCSGYFSNYLHIPIVDSVDNLAFSAVSTGVAASPNDRYLYVSSWIYLYQFDLWASNIAASKDTVAIFDNYMYGVHPVLFGYIQSAPDGKIYSHVNNTPYMHIIDNPDVRGISCNVVQRGLDVFFVHGHFLPNMPHYRTPILSGSACDTLTSLATIESKEDVLIYPNPASTSISIAASSTIEQVVIYDALGREVLCSLVGKESEVVLDIKELSNGTYVVSVGLENGRLLTEKVVVLRP; the protein is encoded by the coding sequence ATGAGATACATCTTTATACTTTTCGGTTCTATAGTTTATTTTAATTCTTTTGCACAGCAACATGATAATAATTGGCTAGTTGGAGCAGGACAGTATACTACAAAATCAACCCAAATTACATTTAACAATAACCTTGTTGTAGACAGTATTTTTCGCTCTATGGAAATAGACAGAGCAGCTATTTCTGTATCTGATAGCTTAGGGAATTTAATTTTTTACTCTAATGGAATAAAAATACACAATGCACAATATCAGTTGATGCAAAATGGAGATAGTTTAAATCCAGGGCAAATAGCAGATAATTTTAGACAGTCTGGTTATCCTATTAATGAAGGAATGATTGCAATTCCACATCCTGTTCAGACCAACAAATATTACGCTTTTCATCAAGCTAGCACAAATGCAAGTGCTCTAGCAGGCTTTGCAGATAAACTATACTATACTCTAGTGGATATGAATGCCAATGGAGGTTTAGGAAGAGTCGAAACAAAGAATCAAGTTTTATTAGAAAATGACTCAATCTGTCCAGGACAATTGGAAGTGGTAAAGCATGGAAATGGTCGAGATTGGTGGTTGATACAACCCATGGGTTTTAGCAATGGTTATCATGTTTTTTTAATTGCAGGAAATACGATTTCTTACCATCACAAACAATATTTAGGAAACGTTAAACTTTGGGGAAATGAAATGGCAGGACAAGCTACTTTTAATCACCAAGGGAATCAATATTTTAGGTATGATCATAGGAGTGATTTAGATATTTATGATTTTGATAGATGCTCGGGGTATTTTTCTAACTATTTGCACATACCTATTGTTGATTCTGTAGATAATTTAGCATTTAGTGCTGTTTCAACGGGTGTAGCTGCTTCTCCCAATGATCGTTACTTATATGTATCATCTTGGATTTATCTATATCAATTTGATTTATGGGCATCGAATATAGCTGCTTCAAAAGATACGGTAGCTATCTTTGATAACTATATGTATGGGGTACATCCTGTGTTATTTGGTTATATACAATCGGCTCCTGATGGGAAGATTTATAGCCATGTAAATAATACACCTTATATGCACATTATTGATAATCCAGATGTTAGAGGTATAAGCTGTAATGTCGTACAGCGAGGTTTAGATGTGTTTTTTGTACATGGGCATTTCCTGCCCAATATGCCCCACTACAGAACCCCAATATTATCAGGCTCTGCCTGTGATACCTTGACGAGTCTAGCAACGATAGAAAGCAAAGAAGACGTTTTAATCTACCCAAACCCAGCAAGTACGAGTATTAGCATAGCGGCAAGCTCGACTATAGAGCAAGTAGTGATTTATGATGCTTTGGGTCGGGAGGTATTGTGTTCTTTGGTAGGGAAAGAATCGGAGGTAGTCTTGGATATAAAGGAGTTGAGCAATGGAACGTATGTTGTTTCGGTCGGTTTGGAGAATGGTCGATTATTGACCGAGAAGGTGGTGGTTTTACGACCGTAA
- a CDS encoding T9SS type A sorting domain-containing protein, with translation MLYPNPTNNTITLESNLVLEDEIQIEVYNALGQRVKTIFINEDINTIEIDLSLLLDGIYNIRLQSGAYKITKSFVVVK, from the coding sequence ATCTTATATCCCAATCCAACAAACAATACCATTACCTTAGAAAGTAATCTAGTTCTAGAAGATGAGATACAAATAGAAGTCTATAATGCTTTAGGACAGAGAGTAAAAACTATTTTTATTAACGAAGATATCAATACAATAGAGATAGATCTAAGTTTATTATTGGATGGTATTTATAACATTCGTTTACAAAGTGGTGCTTACAAGATTACAAAGTCTTTTGTAGTGGTAAAATAA
- a CDS encoding FISUMP domain-containing protein — translation MLSKFLKLIIKYYLYSFLLLALLFLIRFINTDKDKNSVTDNAPIAVKDSLITDSRNGHTYRTRRFDKLWWMIDNINLDLEDSLYYKEIYIGKGSYCYNNNIKNAKKYGQLYDLSSAVEVCPTGWRLPTIKEWEVLNDKYANCAWDNNSSTGNYRERLPLFEPVGGGKGYLYRGFLPQEKNKAEDHLTYSGQNKFAYYWAQTERSKPYFFSINMQRCEAKRSLYQGASTRKTLAQGKFYSCRCVKEAN, via the coding sequence ATGTTAAGTAAATTTCTTAAACTCATAATTAAATATTATTTATACAGTTTTTTGCTATTAGCATTGCTGTTTTTAATTCGCTTTATCAATACAGACAAAGACAAAAATTCTGTTACCGATAATGCCCCAATTGCAGTAAAGGACTCTCTCATTACAGATAGTAGAAATGGTCACACTTATCGAACTCGACGTTTTGACAAGTTATGGTGGATGATTGATAATATTAATCTAGATTTAGAAGATAGTTTATATTACAAGGAAATTTATATTGGAAAAGGAAGCTATTGTTATAATAACAATATAAAAAATGCTAAGAAATATGGTCAATTATATGACTTGTCTTCTGCTGTAGAAGTTTGTCCTACAGGGTGGAGACTGCCAACTATTAAAGAATGGGAAGTTTTGAATGATAAATACGCTAATTGTGCTTGGGATAATAATTCTTCTACTGGAAATTATAGAGAAAGGTTGCCTCTTTTTGAACCTGTGGGAGGGGGAAAAGGGTACCTATATAGAGGTTTTCTCCCTCAAGAAAAAAATAAAGCAGAAGATCATTTGACATATTCTGGACAGAATAAATTTGCCTATTATTGGGCTCAAACAGAACGAAGTAAGCCTTATTTCTTTTCTATTAATATGCAAAGATGTGAAGCAAAACGAAGTTTATATCAGGGGGCATCTACAAGAAAAACTTTAGCCCAAGGAAAGTTCTACTCCTGCCGTTGCGTCAAAGAAGCAAATTAA
- a CDS encoding PKD domain-containing protein, whose amino-acid sequence MKRTFIFSLILFLLFTLNQISRASHIVGGDISYECLGPSPTTGIMQYRITMHVYRDRINGRAPFDNPAYVGIYAGLNTSSVDTVLALGNPDTTDIPIVFSNPCLIVPPNVGVVEAVYQGIVELPFNPDGYTISYQRCCRNYTVSNLASPRSTGATYTISLSAEAQQQCNSSPTFNEFPPIVICANRDLEFDHSATDVDGNTLVYELCSPYSGGGSSSSGGNGFNSAAPNPPAPPPYNPVVFHSGYSATNPMNANPTLQIDPNTGLLTGFPTSIGQYVVGVCVKEYDAQGNLLSQTLRDFQFNVTICDDQVDAKVRADSVNFATDQYYVNFCGDSIITFDNTSTIQSFINSYEWRIDLGNGTFFIDSIFEPTVTFPGNGTYQGWLIANPGSVGCTDTALLTITISLDVLANFSVTYDSCEIGLSYFTNKTVFNPNTPIQSYVWNFGDGNTSFNKDPNHQYVYPDTGVHNVTLTATDIAGCVSKKTRPFDWTPKPIFPFELPNDTACINFLAGNIPSIYYPISDYTFRWNFGDGTTSDEFTTQHNYTQSGIYSRSLIITSPKGCTEQFNSTVVALDTPRANFSYLPTQPTSLHPIVEFKDESELANLWEWHFGNGVSKVSSFESDITYHYPDTGKHLVSLIVTHVNGCTDTAKKEIDIIPEVTYFLPNALTPNDDGKNDVYKGKGYTQYIKNFEMGIYNRWGERIFATQDPTEAWNGRKNNIGSKCQAGVYVVIVRIVGPRGQPQEIKGYATIVY is encoded by the coding sequence ATGAAAAGGACATTTATTTTTTCCTTAATTTTATTTTTACTATTTACCCTAAATCAAATTTCTCGTGCATCACATATTGTTGGTGGAGACATAAGTTACGAATGTTTGGGACCTAGTCCCACCACAGGAATAATGCAGTATCGCATTACCATGCACGTGTATAGAGATCGTATCAATGGTCGAGCTCCTTTTGATAACCCTGCTTATGTAGGCATCTATGCTGGACTAAATACTAGTTCTGTAGATACGGTTCTTGCCTTAGGAAACCCTGATACAACGGATATTCCTATTGTATTTTCCAATCCTTGTTTGATAGTTCCCCCCAACGTGGGAGTAGTAGAAGCCGTTTATCAAGGCATTGTAGAACTACCTTTTAATCCTGACGGGTATACGATATCTTATCAACGCTGTTGCCGCAATTATACAGTTAGCAATTTAGCTTCCCCAAGAAGTACTGGAGCAACTTATACTATTTCATTAAGTGCCGAAGCTCAACAACAATGCAATAGTAGTCCAACCTTCAATGAATTTCCTCCTATTGTTATTTGTGCCAATAGGGATTTAGAGTTTGATCATTCAGCAACAGATGTGGATGGAAATACCTTAGTATATGAACTATGCTCTCCCTATAGTGGAGGTGGAAGCTCTAGTTCTGGTGGAAATGGTTTTAACTCCGCCGCCCCCAATCCACCTGCACCACCACCTTATAATCCTGTTGTTTTTCATTCTGGCTATTCAGCAACCAACCCAATGAATGCGAATCCCACCCTGCAAATTGATCCCAATACAGGCTTGTTAACAGGCTTTCCAACTAGTATTGGGCAATATGTAGTTGGCGTTTGCGTAAAAGAATACGATGCACAAGGCAATTTGCTTAGTCAAACCTTAAGAGATTTTCAATTTAATGTTACCATTTGTGATGATCAAGTAGATGCAAAGGTACGTGCGGATTCTGTCAACTTTGCTACCGATCAGTATTATGTTAACTTTTGTGGGGATAGTATTATTACCTTTGATAATACGAGTACCATTCAATCTTTTATCAACAGTTATGAATGGCGCATCGACCTAGGAAATGGTACTTTTTTTATAGATAGTATTTTTGAACCAACTGTGACCTTTCCTGGCAATGGTACTTATCAAGGTTGGTTGATTGCTAATCCAGGCTCTGTTGGATGTACCGATACCGCTTTATTAACGATTACAATTAGTTTAGATGTTTTAGCCAATTTTTCGGTCACCTATGATTCTTGTGAAATTGGACTGTCCTATTTTACGAATAAAACGGTTTTCAATCCCAATACTCCTATCCAAAGTTATGTCTGGAACTTTGGAGACGGCAACACCTCTTTTAACAAAGACCCTAATCATCAATATGTTTATCCAGATACTGGCGTCCATAATGTTACACTAACAGCAACAGACATTGCTGGCTGTGTTTCCAAAAAGACACGCCCCTTCGATTGGACACCTAAACCAATTTTTCCTTTTGAATTGCCGAATGATACTGCTTGCATTAACTTTTTGGCAGGTAATATTCCCTCTATCTATTATCCAATTTCCGATTACACATTCCGATGGAACTTTGGAGATGGAACAACATCAGACGAATTTACCACACAACACAATTATACTCAATCAGGTATTTATTCTAGATCCTTAATAATTACCTCGCCCAAAGGATGTACAGAACAATTTAATAGTACAGTGGTAGCATTGGATACTCCACGAGCTAATTTTTCCTATCTTCCAACACAACCTACTTCTCTTCATCCCATTGTCGAATTTAAGGACGAATCAGAACTAGCTAATCTATGGGAATGGCATTTTGGAAATGGCGTTTCCAAAGTCAGTTCTTTTGAAAGTGATATAACCTATCATTATCCTGACACAGGAAAACATCTTGTTTCTTTAATTGTAACCCATGTCAATGGCTGTACAGATACCGCTAAAAAGGAGATCGATATTATCCCTGAAGTTACTTATTTCCTTCCCAACGCTTTAACCCCTAACGATGATGGTAAAAACGATGTTTATAAAGGTAAAGGCTATACTCAATACATAAAAAACTTTGAGATGGGCATCTACAATCGTTGGGGAGAACGCATCTTTGCTACACAAGACCCCACGGAAGCGTGGAATGGTAGAAAGAATAATATTGGTTCAAAATGCCAAGCTGGTGTGTATGTTGTTATTGTTCGAATCGTTGGTCCCAGAGGACAACCTCAAGAGATCAAAGGTTATGCGACTATTGTTTATTAA
- a CDS encoding FAD-linked oxidase C-terminal domain-containing protein, with amino-acid sequence MPYNKITPKTLQQLKNIVGASHLYTSHDQRIAYGKDKTEDLLFLPEVIVLPKNTAEISQIMQLCHRENIPVTPRGAGTGLAGGALPVCGGIVLSVERLNQIIELDEENLQITTEPAVITEVLQNEVQSKGLYYPPDPASRGSSFIGGNVATNAGGPRAVKYGVVKDYVLNLEVVLADGSIIWTGANTLKNSTGYNLTQLMVGSEGTLGIITKIVLKLIPAPQHSLLLLVSFKSAVKACAAVAAIFKAGIIPSCMEFMERQAIDVAQNYLQDTTLPIRATTEAQLIIEVDGNHIDTLYNDCEKINSVLDSFDCDEVLFADDEHTKNSLWKLRRNLNYAIKNYSAVKKADTVVPRASLPQLLKGIHSISKKHGIQAVNYGHAGDGNLHVTLLKEHLTDEYWNREMPLAMLAIFQLVASLKGTISGEHGIGWIQKEYLKLVFSPIEIQLMQAIKSSFDPKNILNPSKIFP; translated from the coding sequence ATGCCTTACAATAAAATCACTCCCAAAACCCTACAACAACTAAAAAACATCGTAGGAGCATCCCACCTATACACCAGCCACGACCAAAGAATCGCCTACGGAAAAGATAAAACAGAAGATTTACTCTTCTTACCAGAAGTAATTGTATTGCCTAAAAATACCGCTGAAATTAGTCAAATCATGCAGCTTTGCCATCGAGAAAACATCCCTGTTACTCCTAGAGGTGCAGGCACTGGTTTAGCAGGGGGCGCTCTGCCTGTTTGTGGTGGTATTGTCCTCTCTGTTGAACGACTAAATCAAATTATAGAATTGGACGAAGAAAATTTGCAAATTACAACAGAGCCAGCAGTCATTACAGAAGTATTACAAAATGAAGTACAGTCCAAAGGACTTTATTATCCGCCTGATCCTGCCAGTAGAGGAAGTTCGTTTATTGGCGGTAATGTCGCCACGAATGCAGGAGGACCAAGAGCTGTCAAATATGGCGTTGTCAAAGATTATGTCTTAAATTTAGAAGTCGTCCTAGCAGATGGCTCTATAATCTGGACGGGAGCTAATACGCTTAAAAATTCGACAGGCTACAACTTAACTCAATTAATGGTTGGAAGTGAAGGAACATTAGGTATCATCACCAAGATTGTCTTAAAACTTATTCCTGCCCCTCAGCATAGTTTACTTTTGTTGGTTTCTTTCAAGTCGGCAGTTAAAGCCTGTGCCGCTGTGGCAGCTATTTTTAAGGCAGGTATTATTCCTTCTTGCATGGAATTCATGGAGCGGCAAGCTATTGATGTTGCTCAAAATTATTTGCAAGATACTACCTTACCAATCAGAGCAACAACAGAAGCACAATTAATTATCGAAGTAGACGGTAATCACATAGATACATTGTACAATGATTGTGAAAAAATAAACTCAGTGTTAGACTCTTTTGACTGCGATGAAGTACTGTTTGCAGACGACGAGCATACTAAAAATAGTTTATGGAAATTAAGACGAAACCTAAACTATGCCATCAAAAACTACTCTGCTGTAAAAAAAGCAGATACGGTTGTTCCTCGTGCTTCCTTGCCGCAATTATTAAAAGGCATTCATAGCATCAGCAAAAAACATGGTATTCAAGCTGTCAACTACGGTCATGCAGGAGACGGTAATCTACATGTTACCTTGCTTAAAGAGCACTTAACAGACGAATATTGGAACCGTGAAATGCCCTTAGCTATGTTGGCTATTTTCCAATTGGTGGCTAGCCTCAAAGGAACTATTTCGGGCGAGCATGGCATCGGATGGATTCAAAAAGAATATTTAAAATTAGTCTTCTCTCCTATTGAAATACAACTAATGCAAGCAATTAAAAGCAGTTTTGATCCTAAAAATATTCTTAATCCAAGCAAAATTTTCCCTTAA